A single region of the Gemella sp. zg-570 genome encodes:
- a CDS encoding amino acid permease: MTEVKMKRNLRSRHISMMAIGGSIGTGLFMASGAVVSQAGSYKAVLSYLVIGVFIYFLMSSLGEMASFYPVSGSFSSYAERFIDPSLGFAVGWLYWVIWILVAGIDIITLSKVLQFWSFFQQFSSFTLCIFFLIVLCVINITSVRIFGEIEYWLTFIKVITVIIFLISGFALIFGILGGQAHGLNTFVANNKISGAEGFLGFFAILSTAAFSFGGTESVAVASGESQNPAETMPKAVNQVFWRILIFYVATIFIISAVIPASDPRLLDTSNILASPFTLVFENAGMLIAATVMNAVICASVLSAGNSGIYFSSRQLFSLSTRGYAPKVFSKLSTNSSPQLAVLTSVLVIVLSFIFEKYNAAGYYMLLALVGVLVVCVWSISIIAQIRLRNAIRKQGKNEQEVLPYRAKFGLFGSYLAVFAFVALIVLQTYADFSKGGFAVAIYDILPPVLIIIICLAHKLIKKTKFVKLEEMDLDKFKY, translated from the coding sequence ATGACAGAAGTCAAAATGAAAAGAAATCTGCGATCAAGACATATTTCTATGATGGCTATTGGAGGTTCAATAGGAACAGGTTTATTTATGGCTAGTGGAGCCGTAGTTAGCCAAGCAGGGTCTTACAAGGCGGTCTTATCTTATTTAGTAATAGGTGTATTCATATATTTTTTGATGTCATCACTAGGAGAGATGGCAAGTTTTTATCCAGTATCAGGTTCATTTAGTTCTTATGCCGAACGTTTTATAGATCCATCTTTAGGTTTTGCAGTTGGTTGGCTATACTGGGTTATTTGGATTTTAGTTGCAGGAATAGACATAATAACTTTGTCAAAAGTTTTACAGTTTTGGTCATTCTTCCAACAGTTTTCTTCATTTACACTATGTATTTTCTTTTTAATAGTACTATGTGTAATTAATATCACTAGTGTTAGAATATTCGGAGAAATAGAATATTGGCTAACTTTTATTAAGGTAATAACAGTAATTATATTTTTAATTTCAGGTTTTGCTTTAATATTTGGAATTTTAGGTGGGCAAGCACACGGTTTAAATACTTTTGTTGCAAATAATAAAATTAGTGGGGCAGAAGGATTTTTAGGATTTTTCGCTATCTTATCAACAGCCGCCTTTTCTTTTGGAGGAACTGAATCAGTAGCAGTAGCTTCAGGAGAAAGTCAAAATCCGGCAGAAACTATGCCAAAAGCAGTTAATCAAGTTTTCTGGAGAATTTTAATATTTTATGTAGCAACAATATTTATAATATCAGCAGTAATTCCTGCAAGTGATCCCAGACTACTAGATACATCTAATATTCTCGCATCACCATTTACATTAGTTTTTGAAAATGCTGGTATGTTAATTGCGGCCACTGTAATGAATGCTGTAATATGTGCATCTGTACTTTCAGCAGGAAATTCTGGTATATACTTTTCAAGTAGACAATTATTTTCTTTGAGTACAAGAGGATATGCTCCAAAAGTATTTTCTAAGTTAAGCACTAATTCTAGTCCGCAATTAGCAGTTTTAACAAGTGTGTTGGTTATAGTATTAAGTTTTATTTTTGAAAAATATAACGCTGCTGGTTACTACATGTTGCTAGCCCTTGTAGGAGTTTTAGTAGTATGTGTTTGGTCGATATCTATAATTGCACAAATAAGATTAAGAAATGCAATAAGAAAACAAGGAAAAAATGAACAGGAAGTTCTACCCTACAGAGCAAAATTTGGTTTGTTTGGTTCTTATTTAGCTGTCTTTGCATTTGTAGCCTTAATTGTATTACAAACTTATGCTGACTTTTCTAAGGGTGGTTTTGCAGTGGCAATCTATGATATTTTGCCACCAGTACTAATAATTATTATATGTTTAGCTCATAAACTAATTAAGAAAACTAAGTTTGTAAAACTTGAAGAAATGGATTTAGATAAATTTAAATATTAA
- a CDS encoding glucosaminidase domain-containing protein, translating into MKRNKTKKILMMLAVMTSPLIVNQVVEEKIASAQSLGWYQENGKWYYLEADGNLAKNKWIGDYYLGANGAMLTSSWTPDGYYVDENGKWVPNKAKQTGWYQENGKWYYLEADGNLAKNKWIGDYYLGANGAMLTSSWTPDGYYVDYSGKWLANKTKQTGWHQENGKWYYLEADGSLAKNKWIGDYYLGVNGAMLTSSWTPDGYYVDENGKWMPNQTKNNNVAKSGVEVFQYKNLKTKTNYSAEDLNRMIAIMGGSSSKLLNKGATFKAAEERYGVNALYLLSHAALESAWGKSRIAVDKNNFFGIKAYDTNPYQSATTFDNVDAGILGAAQWINNRYLINTGFPARGAFLGDKKSGMNVYYATDPLWGYKIAKIMYNLDKKMGMKDS; encoded by the coding sequence ATGAAAAGAAATAAGACAAAAAAAATATTGATGATGCTAGCAGTAATGACTAGTCCATTAATAGTAAATCAAGTAGTGGAAGAAAAAATAGCATCAGCACAAAGTCTAGGCTGGTATCAAGAAAATGGCAAATGGTACTATTTAGAAGCAGACGGCAACCTAGCAAAAAACAAGTGGATAGGAGACTACTACCTAGGAGCAAATGGAGCGATGCTAACAAGTAGTTGGACACCAGACGGCTACTATGTAGATGAAAATGGTAAGTGGGTTCCCAACAAAGCCAAACAAACAGGCTGGTATCAAGAAAATGGCAAATGGTACTATTTAGAAGCAGACGGCAACCTAGCAAAAAACAAGTGGATAGGAGACTACTACCTAGGAGCAAATGGAGCAATGCTAACAAGTAGTTGGACGCCAGACGGCTACTATGTAGATTACAGTGGTAAGTGGCTAGCAAACAAAACAAAACAAACAGGCTGGCATCAAGAAAATGGCAAATGGTACTATTTAGAAGCAGACGGAAGCCTAGCAAAAAACAAGTGGATAGGAGACTACTACCTAGGAGTAAATGGAGCAATGCTAACAAGTAGTTGGACACCAGACGGCTACTATGTAGATGAAAATGGTAAGTGGATGCCTAATCAAACAAAAAATAATAATGTAGCTAAGTCAGGTGTTGAAGTATTTCAATATAAGAACTTAAAAACTAAAACTAATTACAGTGCTGAAGATTTAAATAGAATGATTGCTATAATGGGAGGTTCTTCTAGTAAACTTTTAAACAAGGGAGCAACTTTTAAAGCAGCAGAAGAAAGATATGGAGTGAATGCCTTATATCTTTTATCACACGCAGCATTGGAAAGTGCGTGGGGTAAAAGCAGAATAGCTGTTGATAAAAATAACTTTTTTGGGATAAAAGCCTATGATACAAATCCTTATCAATCAGCCACAACTTTTGATAATGTTGATGCAGGAATTTTAGGGGCTGCACAATGGATTAATAATAGATATTTAATTAATACTGGTTTTCCAGCTAGGGGTGCATTCCTAGGAGATAAAAAATCTGGTATGAATGTCTACTATGCTACTGACCCACTTTGGGGCTATAAAATTGCTAAGATAATGTATAATTTAGATAAAAAAATGGGCATGAAAGATTCTTAA
- the nrdI gene encoding class Ib ribonucleoside-diphosphate reductase assembly flavoprotein NrdI, whose product MKIVYYSLTGNCLRFLNMCKIPKEDMVNLWEIDSEVDFNYILVTPTIGFGQIPDDVSEFLKNNHKNLVGVVGSGNKNWGNRFAKAADRISQDYKVPLLMKIELHGNTKDLIKFKKIYLEMKD is encoded by the coding sequence ATGAAAATAGTTTATTATTCACTGACAGGTAATTGTTTAAGATTCTTAAATATGTGCAAAATTCCAAAGGAAGATATGGTGAATTTATGGGAAATTGATTCTGAAGTAGACTTTAATTATATATTAGTTACGCCTACTATTGGTTTTGGTCAAATCCCAGATGATGTAAGTGAATTTTTGAAAAATAATCATAAAAATCTTGTTGGTGTAGTTGGTAGTGGTAATAAGAATTGGGGAAATCGTTTTGCCAAGGCCGCCGATAGGATAAGTCAAGACTATAAGGTTCCCTTGCTTATGAAAATAGAGTTGCATGGGAATACTAAAGATTTGATAAAGTTTAAAAAAATTTATTTGGAGATGAAAGATTAA
- a CDS encoding YSIRK-type signal peptide-containing protein (The YSIRK form of extended signal peptide directs nascent proteins to the cross-wall site, while signal peptides lacking YSIRK direct proteins instead to the cell pole. A large fraction of YSIRK proteins are surface proteins anchored by sortase-mediated processing of a C-terminal LPXTG motif.) → MDKKKKYAIRKLTVGAVSIAVGLSLVASNIKTEAQEPKGLETKYNKEDGYIGETKDESILGVLYKKEGRIFLKAKALQDVENVSVEIYDQKGNKYLSKIAKLKAEEEEEIEVKKEGKRVLPNTALVRKTLAFEAQTGEDSYKVRISYDVEEDIQAASPEVPASQGQPEASPAAPEAETAPSQGQPEAEGTPESGTVVRTQPGTEASPESAAPAAPAESQPMGGAATSPAAPAGTGAMPGAEPAPADNTGTESQPDTGAEASPETGAEPAGTGGEMPATSPESPAENTGAETGPAGRGEVAPARPEASPAAPAGNPGVMGENTAEANPGNHEMPETGGAIAGAAPEAGTAASPEVPEENTGTESQPMGENTEVAGTGGDMAAASPTAPAENNGAMAGAENTAESNPGTGGDMAAASPTAPAENNGAMAGAESQPMGETGAAGSGETGPAAPAENNGEMPESGTVVRTQPGNEEGMAEASPETGAEPAGTGGDMATASPGTGTESQPMADAGAAASPETGAEPAGTGASPGTGGDMAAASPGTGAETAPAESQPGNHEMPAASPGAEERPEAGASPTAPEPSPENGGDMAAASPAAPAENNGEMPESGTVVRTQPGNEEGMAEASPENGGDMAEASPVAPEASPAAPETDDMEEEAPEPEPTEKLYVNTSASEEGDGSKEKPYNDLMDAIEAANDGEAVVLLGDVNLSTYMNNSTLTTSKSITIDGQGHTIYGRDLSYSFKGDKTVLKNITLSSTQDGYTPQYIYTNHSSVTFDNVTTRPMGTQNQDAFILVVGSDSSDVATEKDVTVIFKNSPAPTEHTQGRDGKSYTGTAFKKIITANMNNSTSRKIKLKLDAHTRIDTSSSNPMGISLSSGNHMNTGEVSITLEGNSDINYIDASNASNSSLILKNRNGNKKLDIKNKINNITLNNSSVTFSNNVKDIDTLEMKNANDSVQVAPSTNMNIGNIKSNGGKIKLGLNSSINVKNNISGNLNLSINPQKFEITDESNERIYLTVGSGNLDEVNASIEFNEKSGDASNYELKKEDKKLKLVRKNQANIAMEDEPLVAPTASFTEPEEEDGILNVFFDINGEGITSRKLIIKKASDDSTFKNITLGNSDFSYILRDLTSGEKYKLKLEIEYDLKDGRGTQTLEEEYSEEVSV, encoded by the coding sequence ATGGACAAGAAGAAAAAATATGCTATAAGGAAGCTAACAGTAGGCGCAGTGTCAATAGCGGTTGGTTTAAGCCTAGTAGCTAGCAATATAAAGACAGAAGCCCAAGAACCCAAAGGGCTAGAAACAAAATATAATAAAGAAGACGGCTACATAGGCGAGACAAAAGACGAGTCGATATTAGGTGTGTTATATAAAAAAGAGGGTAGAATATTCCTAAAAGCAAAAGCCCTGCAAGATGTGGAAAATGTAAGTGTAGAAATATATGACCAAAAAGGCAATAAGTACCTAAGTAAAATAGCAAAACTTAAAGCAGAAGAAGAAGAAGAAATAGAAGTAAAAAAAGAAGGGAAAAGAGTACTACCTAATACAGCTTTGGTAAGAAAAACACTAGCCTTTGAAGCCCAAACAGGGGAAGATAGCTATAAAGTGCGAATAAGCTATGATGTAGAGGAGGATATCCAAGCGGCAAGCCCAGAAGTCCCAGCAAGTCAAGGACAACCAGAAGCAAGCCCAGCAGCACCAGAAGCAGAGACTGCACCAAGTCAAGGACAACCAGAAGCTGAGGGAACGCCAGAATCAGGAACAGTTGTAAGAACTCAACCAGGAACAGAAGCAAGCCCAGAATCAGCAGCCCCAGCAGCTCCAGCAGAATCTCAGCCAATGGGAGGAGCAGCAACAAGCCCAGCAGCTCCAGCAGGAACTGGAGCAATGCCAGGAGCAGAACCAGCCCCAGCTGATAACACAGGAACAGAATCTCAACCAGACACAGGAGCAGAAGCAAGCCCAGAAACTGGAGCAGAACCAGCAGGAACTGGTGGAGAGATGCCAGCAACAAGCCCAGAATCTCCAGCTGAGAACACAGGAGCAGAAACAGGTCCAGCAGGAAGAGGTGAAGTAGCCCCAGCAAGACCAGAAGCAAGCCCAGCAGCTCCTGCAGGAAACCCTGGAGTAATGGGAGAAAATACAGCAGAAGCAAACCCTGGAAATCATGAAATGCCAGAAACAGGTGGAGCAATCGCAGGAGCAGCCCCAGAAGCAGGGACTGCGGCAAGTCCAGAAGTCCCAGAAGAAAACACAGGAACAGAATCTCAACCAATGGGAGAAAATACAGAAGTAGCGGGAACTGGTGGAGATATGGCAGCAGCAAGTCCAACAGCCCCAGCTGAAAATAATGGAGCAATGGCAGGAGCAGAAAATACAGCAGAATCAAACCCAGGAACTGGTGGAGATATGGCAGCAGCAAGTCCAACAGCCCCAGCTGAAAATAATGGAGCAATGGCAGGAGCAGAATCTCAACCAATGGGAGAAACTGGAGCGGCAGGAAGTGGCGAAACAGGCCCAGCAGCCCCAGCAGAAAACAATGGAGAGATGCCAGAATCAGGAACAGTTGTAAGAACTCAACCAGGAAATGAGGAGGGTATGGCAGAAGCAAGTCCAGAAACTGGAGCAGAACCAGCAGGAACTGGTGGAGATATGGCAACAGCAAGTCCAGGAACAGGAACAGAATCTCAACCAATGGCAGACGCAGGAGCAGCGGCAAGCCCAGAAACTGGAGCAGAACCAGCAGGAACTGGAGCAAGTCCAGGAACTGGTGGAGATATGGCAGCAGCAAGCCCAGGAACAGGAGCAGAAACAGCTCCAGCAGAATCTCAACCAGGAAATCATGAGATGCCAGCGGCAAGTCCAGGAGCTGAAGAAAGACCAGAAGCTGGAGCAAGTCCAACAGCCCCAGAACCAAGCCCAGAAAACGGTGGAGATATGGCAGCAGCAAGCCCAGCGGCTCCAGCAGAAAACAATGGAGAGATGCCAGAATCAGGAACAGTTGTAAGAACTCAACCAGGAAATGAGGAGGGTATGGCAGAAGCAAGTCCAGAAAATGGTGGAGATATGGCAGAGGCAAGCCCAGTAGCTCCAGAAGCAAGCCCAGCAGCCCCAGAAACTGACGACATGGAAGAAGAAGCTCCAGAGCCAGAACCAACAGAAAAGTTATATGTAAATACCAGTGCTAGTGAAGAAGGAGACGGAAGTAAAGAAAAACCATATAATGACCTAATGGATGCGATAGAGGCCGCAAATGATGGGGAAGCTGTCGTCTTACTGGGAGATGTTAATTTATCAACATATATGAACAATAGTACCCTAACTACTAGTAAATCTATAACTATTGATGGGCAGGGACATACAATTTATGGTAGAGACCTAAGCTATTCATTTAAAGGAGACAAAACAGTACTAAAAAACATAACACTATCTAGCACGCAAGATGGTTATACCCCTCAATATATCTATACTAACCACTCTAGTGTAACCTTTGATAATGTAACAACAAGACCAATGGGTACTCAAAATCAAGATGCTTTTATCTTAGTAGTAGGTAGTGATAGTAGTGATGTTGCAACAGAAAAAGATGTTACTGTTATTTTTAAAAACTCACCAGCTCCAACAGAACACACTCAAGGAAGAGATGGAAAATCTTACACGGGAACTGCCTTTAAAAAAATTATAACTGCTAATATGAATAATAGTACAAGCAGAAAAATAAAACTAAAACTTGACGCTCATACTAGAATCGACACATCAAGTAGCAATCCTATGGGTATAAGTCTATCAAGTGGAAATCATATGAATACTGGAGAAGTTAGCATAACATTAGAAGGAAATAGTGATATAAACTATATTGATGCTAGCAATGCAAGCAATAGTAGCTTAATACTAAAAAACCGAAATGGTAATAAAAAATTAGATATTAAAAATAAGATAAACAATATCACATTAAACAATTCAAGTGTAACTTTTTCTAATAATGTTAAAGATATTGATACATTAGAGATGAAAAATGCCAATGATAGTGTCCAAGTAGCACCATCTACTAATATGAATATAGGAAATATCAAATCAAATGGTGGAAAAATAAAATTAGGATTAAATTCAAGTATAAATGTTAAAAATAATATAAGTGGCAACTTAAATCTGTCAATTAATCCACAAAAATTCGAAATAACTGATGAATCAAATGAAAGAATATATCTTACTGTTGGAAGTGGTAATTTAGATGAGGTAAATGCAAGTATAGAATTTAATGAAAAAAGTGGTGATGCTTCAAATTACGAATTAAAAAAAGAAGATAAAAAACTTAAATTAGTTAGAAAGAATCAAGCTAATATAGCTATGGAAGATGAACCTTTAGTAGCTCCAACTGCTAGTTTTACTGAACCTGAAGAAGAAGACGGTATTTTAAATGTATTCTTTGATATTAATGGAGAGGGTATTACTAGTAGAAAACTTATAATTAAAAAAGCAAGTGATGATTCTACTTTTAAAAACATAACTTTAGGAAATAGTGATTTTTCATATATTCTTAGGGATCTAACAAGCGGTGAAAAATATAAACTGAAATTAGAAATTGAATATGATTTAAAAGACGGTAGGGGAACACAAACTCTTGAAGAAGAATATAGTGAAGAAGTAAGTGTATAA
- the nrdE gene encoding class 1b ribonucleoside-diphosphate reductase subunit alpha codes for MKEYRHIELNNEVTKRDDTGFFKLGKDKEAIAEFLREVDDRTVKFSSEMKRLKYLVEENFYDNIFKKYIEEEILDCLEFATNYKFEFKSYMAASKFYKDYALKTNDKKQYLENYNQHVFIVAMYLANGDASLAKQLIIAMLEQRVQPATPTFLNAGRSRRGELVSCFLLEVGDSLNSINYVDSTAKQLSKIGGGVAINLSKLRARGESIKGIKGVAKGVIPVAKSLEQGFSYADQLGQRPGAGAVYLNIFHYDVLEFLDTKKVNADEELRLPTISTGLIVPSLFFDLAKENKDFYMFGPHSIWEEYGLVLDDIDIAKYYDKFVANDNVIKRKYSARDMLSLIASTQLQSGYPYMMFKDNANKNHALKEIGQVKMSNLCTEIFQLQETSIIKDYGEADIIKRDISCNLASLNIVNVMESKKIKESVYSGMDALTFVSNSTKIKNAPGVVKANDEFHSVGLGAMNLHGYLTKNLIAYESEEAKDFANVFFMMVNFYTIERSMMIARERKETFKDFEKSEYYKGNYFKRYVEQDYLPKTDKVKALFEDIYIPTKEDWDILKNKVREHGLYHAYRMAIAPTQSISYVQNSTSSVLPIVDKIERRTYGNAETFYPMPYLNARNQWYYKSAFTIDQMKLIDLMAVIQEHVDQGISVILYVNSDITTRQLARYYIYAHHKGLKSLYYTRNKLLSVEECTSCAV; via the coding sequence ATGAAAGAATACAGACATATTGAATTAAATAATGAAGTAACAAAAAGAGATGATACTGGTTTTTTTAAATTAGGAAAAGACAAGGAAGCTATTGCTGAATTTTTACGTGAAGTTGATGATAGGACTGTGAAATTTAGTTCAGAGATGAAACGTTTAAAATATTTAGTTGAAGAAAATTTCTATGATAATATTTTTAAAAAATATATAGAAGAAGAAATTTTAGATTGTTTAGAGTTTGCTACAAATTATAAGTTTGAATTTAAGTCATATATGGCTGCAAGTAAGTTTTATAAAGATTACGCTTTGAAAACAAATGATAAGAAACAATATTTAGAAAATTATAATCAACACGTATTTATTGTAGCTATGTATTTGGCTAATGGTGATGCATCTTTGGCTAAGCAACTTATTATAGCAATGTTAGAGCAACGTGTTCAACCAGCGACACCAACTTTTTTAAATGCTGGACGTAGTCGTCGTGGGGAGTTGGTATCTTGCTTTTTATTAGAGGTGGGGGATTCTCTTAACTCTATCAATTATGTTGATTCTACGGCTAAGCAATTGTCGAAAATTGGTGGCGGTGTTGCGATAAATTTATCAAAACTGCGTGCCAGAGGAGAAAGTATCAAGGGTATAAAGGGTGTTGCTAAGGGGGTTATACCAGTAGCTAAGTCCTTAGAACAAGGTTTTTCTTATGCAGATCAACTGGGGCAAAGACCTGGAGCTGGGGCAGTCTACTTAAATATTTTCCACTATGACGTATTGGAGTTTTTGGATACTAAAAAAGTTAATGCTGATGAAGAGTTACGCTTGCCTACAATTTCAACAGGCTTGATAGTGCCGTCATTATTCTTTGATTTGGCAAAAGAAAACAAGGACTTTTATATGTTCGGTCCTCATTCTATTTGGGAAGAATATGGGCTGGTTTTAGATGATATAGATATAGCTAAATATTATGATAAATTTGTAGCTAATGACAATGTTATTAAGAGAAAATACTCAGCTCGTGATATGCTATCTTTAATAGCCTCAACTCAGCTACAATCAGGTTATCCATATATGATGTTTAAGGACAATGCTAATAAAAATCATGCCCTAAAAGAAATAGGTCAGGTTAAAATGAGTAATCTTTGTACAGAAATTTTCCAATTACAAGAAACTTCTATAATAAAAGATTATGGAGAAGCAGATATAATTAAACGTGATATATCTTGTAATCTTGCTTCATTAAATATTGTTAATGTTATGGAAAGCAAGAAGATTAAAGAATCTGTCTATTCTGGTATGGACGCTTTAACATTTGTATCAAATTCTACAAAAATAAAAAATGCTCCTGGTGTTGTAAAGGCTAATGATGAATTTCATTCAGTTGGTTTAGGAGCTATGAATTTACATGGTTACTTAACTAAGAATTTAATAGCCTACGAAAGTGAAGAAGCTAAAGATTTTGCCAATGTCTTCTTTATGATGGTTAATTTCTATACTATTGAACGCTCTATGATGATAGCTAGGGAACGTAAGGAAACATTTAAAGACTTTGAAAAATCTGAGTATTATAAGGGAAATTACTTTAAAAGATATGTAGAGCAGGACTATCTTCCAAAAACAGATAAGGTAAAAGCCTTATTTGAAGATATTTATATACCAACAAAAGAGGATTGGGATATTTTGAAAAACAAGGTAAGGGAACATGGTTTATACCACGCATATAGAATGGCTATAGCACCTACTCAAAGTATTTCTTATGTGCAGAACTCAACATCAAGTGTTTTACCCATAGTTGATAAGATAGAACGTCGTACTTATGGTAATGCTGAAACATTTTATCCTATGCCATATCTTAATGCCCGCAATCAATGGTACTACAAATCAGCCTTTACTATTGACCAGATGAAATTGATAGACTTAATGGCAGTTATTCAAGAACATGTAGATCAGGGTATTTCTGTAATACTGTATGTAAATTCGGATATTACAACTAGACAGTTGGCTAGATACTACATCTATGCCCACCACAAAGGTTTAAAATCACTATATTATACTAGAAATAAATTATTATCAGTAGAAGAATGTACTTCTTGTGCTGTATAG
- the nrdF gene encoding class 1b ribonucleoside-diphosphate reductase subunit beta, which translates to MKAVNWNKQDDLTFMYWRQNIAQFWVDTEFKVSKDIKSWTEDLNDLERDTYKKVLAGLTGLDTQQGDKGMPLVSLHTEDMRKQAVYSFMGMMEQMHAKSYSTIFTSLIPSKETDYLLDEWVVENKELQYKALRIESYYMKLFKPEVSTYDLYMARVASVFLESYIFYSGFFYPLYLAGQGKVTTSGEIIRKILLDETIHGSFTGFDAQEIFKSLTQEEQKLAEKEMYDLLLDLYDNELAYTKDLYDQIGLTEQVKDYIEYNANRALANLGYPGYFEHKDLNPIIENAMDTSTKNHDFFSVKGDGYVVSMNVESLEDKDFIF; encoded by the coding sequence ATGAAAGCAGTAAATTGGAATAAACAAGACGATTTAACATTTATGTATTGGCGTCAGAATATCGCTCAATTTTGGGTTGATACGGAGTTTAAGGTGTCTAAGGATATTAAGAGCTGGACAGAAGACTTAAATGATTTAGAGCGTGATACTTATAAAAAAGTTCTTGCAGGCTTGACAGGTTTAGATACGCAACAAGGTGACAAGGGAATGCCCTTGGTGTCTTTACACACAGAAGATATGAGAAAACAAGCAGTATATAGCTTTATGGGAATGATGGAGCAGATGCACGCTAAAAGTTATTCTACAATCTTTACATCTTTGATACCCAGTAAAGAAACTGATTATTTATTAGATGAGTGGGTAGTAGAAAATAAGGAATTGCAGTATAAGGCTTTAAGAATAGAAAGTTATTATATGAAATTATTTAAGCCAGAAGTGTCAACTTATGACTTATACATGGCAAGAGTAGCATCGGTATTTTTGGAATCATATATTTTTTATAGCGGATTTTTCTATCCTTTATATCTAGCTGGACAAGGTAAGGTTACAACTTCTGGAGAGATTATTCGTAAAATTCTTTTAGATGAAACTATTCACGGTTCCTTTACAGGCTTTGACGCTCAAGAAATATTTAAAAGCCTAACTCAAGAAGAACAGAAACTAGCAGAAAAAGAAATGTATGACCTATTACTGGACTTGTATGATAATGAATTAGCTTATACAAAAGACTTGTATGACCAAATAGGTTTAACAGAGCAGGTAAAAGATTATATAGAATATAATGCAAATAGGGCTTTGGCAAATTTAGGTTATCCGGGATATTTTGAACACAAGGACTTAAATCCAATTATTGAAAATGCTATGGACACTTCTACTAAAAATCACGACTTCTTCAGTGTTAAGGGAGATGGTTATGTGGTTAGTATGAATGTTGAATCACTAGAAGATAAAGATTTTATTTTTTAA
- a CDS encoding sugar transferase — MKKFSDLDSRFQNSAVEYYYKIIQRKKFSLLIKKIFDKILALFLLILLSPVFLFIAIWIKLDSEGEIFYRQARVTSYGREFRIYKFRTMVKNADKLGSLVTLQDDPRISSVGKKLRKLRIDELPQLINILLGDMSFVGTRPEVKKYVDKYSDLMYASLLLPAGVTSIASIEYKDEDEKIEKYTSQGMSVDQVYIEKILPEKMKYNLAYLENFSFSSDVKIMVRTFLEVLK, encoded by the coding sequence ATGAAAAAATTTTCAGATTTAGATAGTAGATTTCAAAATTCAGCAGTAGAATATTATTATAAAATAATTCAGAGAAAAAAATTTTCTTTGTTAATAAAAAAAATATTTGATAAAATACTCGCTTTATTTTTATTGATATTACTTAGTCCAGTTTTTTTATTTATAGCAATTTGGATAAAACTTGATAGTGAGGGGGAAATTTTTTATAGACAGGCTAGAGTTACAAGTTACGGCAGGGAGTTTAGAATTTATAAGTTTAGAACCATGGTAAAAAATGCTGACAAGTTAGGCTCTCTAGTTACCTTGCAAGATGACCCCCGCATAAGTTCAGTAGGGAAAAAATTAAGAAAATTGCGTATTGATGAATTGCCTCAACTTATTAATATATTGCTAGGTGATATGAGTTTTGTGGGGACTCGCCCAGAGGTGAAAAAATATGTTGATAAGTATTCTGATCTTATGTATGCAAGTCTGCTTTTGCCAGCTGGAGTAACGTCTATTGCTAGTATAGAATATAAAGATGAAGATGAAAAAATTGAAAAATATACCTCGCAAGGCATGAGTGTAGACCAAGTTTATATAGAAAAAATCTTACCGGAAAAGATGAAATATAATCTTGCTTATCTTGAGAATTTTAGTTTTTCAAGTGATGTAAAAATAATGGTAAGAACCTTTTTAGAAGTTTTAAAATAA